tgagcctgcgcgtccggagcctgtgctccgcaacgggagtttgagaaaatattttcactataGTGTTATATTTAGGGTACATGTATCTtaactgtttgttttgtaaagCTCAGCCCTTTCTTCATGCTTTCAAAGATGATACACATTATGCTatagtatcatttaaagctttcaGTGTAAATGCACCAAAATATTATGATTTAATCAATCCCCATTTAGTATTCTGTGCTTTATACATATCATACACATCAAGTGTTCCTCAGCCTGACTTAAGAAAATGATCCTACAGAATTATAGACATGTATTGGAAAAAGCTTTTACAAAATACAACCAGCTTAAGTAGAGTGTTAACGTATACAAatcctttaaatgtgcttatTTTGCCCCAAATTGGAAACTACCACAATACTGAATTACATTGAAAGTCAAAGTTACAGATCTTTTTTTAGTGGCATGCGACTTGTATTTAGGAACTCCTAATGAGTATCTCTTCTTCTTTAACGTTCACTTGGCATTAATTTAGCAAATACTTTTTGGTTTCAATAAGCAAATTTATGTCAAAGTATTCATCATGTTTTGAAGTGTATTTACTTATGACTACCATATTTCTTctcaaaattttacttaaaaaaagcaAGAGCAAAATGGGTAAATTTCCAGTTTATGAACTTGTTACTATATCATTAAATCTAATATTCTATATCAATGCTTGCAATACGgcagccactagctacatgtgactACTGAAAACTTAAATTGTGTTTAATGAGACTGAGAAAGcaaatttgaaattattcaaatttaattaattaattgattagtttCCACATGTGGCTAACAGCTAGCATATTGGGCAGCAGAAATTTAGAGGACGTGAGTTACTTTATGGCTAGATCTCGTTCTGGGTAATGGTTCAAAAATCACAGATAGATCACCTGACTGGGTATTTCCACCACTCATCTGCAGTGTTAACAGCATCGTTAAAACTGCTAGTCAATAATTAGTGCCCATGCACTTAGATCAATAAATACACTACCTCTTGTGTCATAGATTCTCACACAGTATGTAGTATTCAGAAGACAAGAAGTAAAAGTATACATAGTTCATTGTATTCACTTATTCTTTCAGTGAGTATTTATCTAACGCTCCCCACGTGTCAGGAAACGAGGAATCAACACAATAGAAAATAACACTGATCCCACTGATCTTACATTTATTCAGCATCTATTTCATCTCAGGTACTCTGAGCATATGCTTTGCCCTGAAGGAGGTTAGTCTAGAGGGGAGAGCCCCCAAAATAGAGGGCAGTACAGGGCACTATAGCACTGCAATACGATAGCAGCACAATTAGAAGAATCTGAATCCATAAGCAGTCAGGGAAGTTTTCTTGCAGCAGAACTGAGTTTTGAAGACTGACAGGGATTAGTGAGGAACCATTCTGGGCAGAGAACTTGTCTGAGCCAAGGTGCTGCAAGGACCTAGCCTGGTGCTATCAGAGGACTATATAGCTTGTTTCAGTGAGGAGGAAAATGTGAGGGCGCAGCAGGAGATAAGGCAGGGTCTAGATCCCCAGTGAATCCAGAGATAAGCTAAAGAGTTTGATCTTTGTGCTGAAAGATATAGAGTGAAACTCAAGGATTttaggaaggaaaatgaaaagttcaGATTGACATTTGAGAAAGGTCTCTCTGAAAGAGATCAATCATGAAACAAATCAAAGGAATCCAGATGGAAAATACTTTGGGGGCTGGAAGTAACCTGCCAGCAAGCTCtttatgggatttttttaaaaatggctttgttTTCATGAGAGTGAGACATTTAGCAACGTTAGCCATCAAGAACCCAGTCAAAAgccattaagaaaaagagagtaaATGAATAGGTTGCTTCTTAGGCACTATGCTTGTAAAACAAGTCCTTTTGCAGAGACTACTGGCTTGGAACTGCATGTAAAGTGTAGTAGTTGACTTAACAATAtagattttatataatatttcagcAGATATatagcaataagagaagaaagacaCTTGCAGGAATAAAAAACAATAGCTGAAAGTGAGGGAGGAATAAGATCTAAATGTCAGAAACCTTATCTTCACCACTGTATTCTCAATATCTAGAGTAATATCTGGCATGGTAccatgtgttcaataaatatttattaatattcataaatatcaataaatgaaTGCATCATAAAATTCATGCAGAAGAATTAGGAGATCAATAATTCACCACAGTAGTCCCATGAGTTTATATGAGTACATTACATCCCAAAGGCAATGACTGATGTTCCAGCTGAGGCCCCTGTGGCTACTTGTGCAAAGTCCCCTCTTTTCTTATGCAAAGTCACCTCTTCCTATAAAACAATGCAATCTAAATAACTAACCCCTAATCACTTGAGGTGAAGATAAGCCATGCACAATCAGGCTCTATCTAGAGGAGTGATTCTCACATCAGACGCAtatcagaatctcctggaagtTTCTGAAAAACACAACTCCTGGTTCCCATTCCTAAAGATTCAGATTCAAGTAGATCTAGGGTGGTGTTTGTATGGGCAGGCCACTCAAGacggctgttctcttgctctctgtataTCTCCTGCCtcaccagtgcctgcttcacctacaccctaagCAAAGGACTGCCCTTCCTATGTACTTGCCCCAGGTCCCGGCTGGTGATTGTTCTTAACAAAGGGGCGGTGAGGggtgtgcccctctgctggtttccctggtaactaatgagcccatcTGCCGTCAATTCCCCAATAACTGGTAACCTCCTCTTCTCCCAGGGAGTGAAgactgccaccatgtcctgccTGCTATCAGCTGCACACAGTGgagtgttgctccaggaccttgcttcagacgtgtaagctCCCTGCTCCGTTAAACTattgatgtctctgtcgctgactccaggctctttctttcgtcttgaagctgggcaagcacaggcctcgtaggcctgtggggtgcaaGCCCaacagtggtgatggtggtggtagtgatatGTGCTAaagatttttacttaaaaaaatcctaaTCCCAGCCATGTTTGGACATTACAAATATGTGAATGtccaaatgtattcttttttttttaatttttcattttttaaaattttattcttatacagcaggttcttattggttatccgttttatacatattagtgtatatatgtcaatcccaatctcccaattcatcctgtCCAACTGTATTCTATTCCCTCACAAAGAAGTTAAAATTTGCATATAAACTACTTGCTTTGGTCAGAAGCTTCCCAGACCCTCCCTATCAATGGCTTCCCTTGCTGGATGCTTGCAGGGAGCCTCAGAATGTAGAGATAGCTTTGTGAAGCTAGCTGCATAGGTTTTGCCCTTTACATTTGttaatgattgtttttttttttttttgatgtctgatcttatttatttgttactcTTAGAACATCTCATTTTTGACTGGACTCAGACTTAGAAGTGGAAGCTCTCAGAGAGGACAGCCTCCGTCTCTTGGCAATCTGTTCCTGGCGTTTTTCTTTGGCCTCCTTCATTCTCTTGGCCGAAAGTTTAGCATAGTCTGCAgcctcttccttatttttcttagtaCGCTGTTTCTTCAGAGCAATTCGCCGACGTTTGCGTTGCAGAACACGTGGAGTAACAAGACGCTGAATCTTGGGTGCTTTGGTCCTAGGTTTCTTACCTTCTTTGTTTAGGGGCTTTCTCACAACATACTGGCGGACATCATCTTCTTTAGAGAGATTGAAAAGTTTGCGGATTCTGCTAGCTCTTTTGGGCCCCAGGCGACGAGGCACAGTAGTATCAGTGAGTCCAGGAATATCCTTCTCCCGTTTTTTGACAATAACCAAATTGAGAACGCTCAGATTGGCATCCACAATGCAACGCCGTCCAGATTTGCGCTTTCTTTCTCCAGTCCTCCTTGGTCTGTAACAGGAATGCCCCTTACTCAGTAGCAGGCGGAGTCGGCCATGGGTCAAGACACCCTGCTTCATGGGGAAACCCTGTTTGTCGTTCCCACCACTGATTCGGACCACATAACCCTTCCATTCTTCACCCACAGCGTCAGCAGCAACTTCTGTGGCCATACGCTTCCTCATAAAAGGTACGAAGTGTTCGTTCATCGTCCACTTCAATGAGTTTCTGGCAGC
This sequence is a window from Physeter macrocephalus isolate SW-GA chromosome 20, ASM283717v5, whole genome shotgun sequence. Protein-coding genes within it:
- the LOC102973970 gene encoding LOW QUALITY PROTEIN: 40S ribosomal protein S6-like (The sequence of the model RefSeq protein was modified relative to this genomic sequence to represent the inferred CDS: deleted 1 base in 1 codon), with the protein product MKVNISFPATGCQKLIEVDDERTLRTFYEKRMATEVAADAVGEEWKGYVVRISGGNDKQGFPMKQGVLTHGRLRLLLSKGHSCYRPRRTGERKRKSGRRCIVDANLSVLNLVIVKKREKDIPGLTDTTVPRRLGPKRASRIRKLFNLSKEDDVRQYVVRKPLNKEGKKPRTKAPKIQRLVTPRVLQRKRRRIALKKQRTKKNKEEAADYAKLSAKRMKEAKEKRQEQIAKRRRLSSLRASTSKSESSQK